The window GTCACCGCGGTCGCGAGCTGCGCGGCCGAGTGACCGGGCGCTCCGGCCAGTGTGAAGCCGAGGAACATGATGTTCCCGGTCACCATCGCCACGAACAGATGGCCGATGGCGAGGAAGACGACCGCGTCCACCAGCCCGGACACGAACGTCATCGACAGCAGGGCACCCGCCGTGGCCCGCGGCCAGTGCGCGACCGGGCCACCGGCCCGGCCACCTCGCCAGCCCCGAACCATCACCAGCCCCCGCCAGGCGCACCGGCCCGTAACCAGGCAGTCGGGTGCGCGGCGTCCGCCACCCAAGGGCGCCCCGCGCCCTCGTCACAGTGTCGCCCGGACACCCGGGGATTGGCTGGCGGCGGGCGCTGGCGCCGCCCCCAACCAACGTTCGCCGTGGCGATCATGAACGATCGTGGGCCGGGGCCGATCTTCGGCGTCGGCGGCGGAGGGCTAGAGGCGCAGCGGGCGGATCGGGGCCGCGACCAGGGTCGGGTCGTTCTTCCAGTCGACGCCGGCGACGTCGATGTAGAGCTCGATCTCGTTGCCGTCCGGGTCAAAGATGTACAGGCTGTGCGTCACCGTGTGGTCGGAGGCGCCCGCGATCGAGACGCCCGCCTCGGTGATCTGGGCGAGCACCTCGCGCAGTTCGTCGTCGGTGTCGCCGACCTTCAGCCCGAAGTGGTACATCCCGACGCGACGGCCGCGCGGCAGCTCCGCCGCGTCCTCGCCGACCTCGATGAGCAGCAGTTCGTGGTGGGTCCGCCCCGAGGAGAACCCCGCCGCGGGGAACGGCAGCGGGCCGTCATTGCCGGGATCCGGAAAGATCTGCCGGAATCCGAGAGTGTCCCGGTAGAACGACGCCGATCGTTCGATGTCGTGCACGTAGAGCACCAGGTGCCCGAGTTCCTTGATTTCCATCGTCCCCGCCGCCTCCGGTCGTTGGGCCTGGTCACTGGGCCGGCGGCGCCGACCACGCATCCGACCTCAG of the Pseudofrankia saprophytica genome contains:
- a CDS encoding VOC family protein — its product is MEIKELGHLVLYVHDIERSASFYRDTLGFRQIFPDPGNDGPLPFPAAGFSSGRTHHELLLIEVGEDAAELPRGRRVGMYHFGLKVGDTDDELREVLAQITEAGVSIAGASDHTVTHSLYIFDPDGNEIELYIDVAGVDWKNDPTLVAAPIRPLRL